The DNA sequence CTTCTCTTTTTTCCATAAACAGTGTCTGATAAGCATGAGGGATTTGGTTTCCCCCATGCTCACAGGTAATGATCAGCGCTTTCATCCAAAGATGCGGTTTTCAGACAGGCAAGTAGCAAGTTCATTGAAAACCTCCTTGATGCGGGCTTCGTCAGGTTGCATACCTACTGCTTTGGAAATACGTGTAGCTAAAGACCCTTTTGTAAAAATATGCTCCAACACCTCTTGCATCTCAGGTGCCAATCTTGAGCCCACTTTATCATAAAGGTGCATCCAGATAGCAGAAGCTTTGAGTGCCATTGCCTTTATGCCAAATAGCGCAAGGAAAGCTTCATCCCTGATAATCGCATTTTCACCTTCCTTAATCACTTTCAGGAAAAGTTCTTTAAGCCTTTGCTCATCCCATGACTGTTGAACGATTACATTGGACCATGTCTCTTCAACCATGACCTTCAATGACTCAACAATCAGCGCTGCAATGGCGATGTCAGCGGCAGGACACTCCTGCAAGTCAATAACCCTGATCTCAATAGCACCGCGGTCAAAGCGAGCAATAGCACCACGCGAGTTTAGGAAGTGGTGATCTGTAACCCCTTCCGTATCAAATGGCTTAATGGCTTCAATGATCGGCTCGAAGATCTGCTTGTGATAACTGGCTTTATCAAAAACCTTTTCAGGAACCAGTGCACCTGTCAGAATAGGTATACGCAATTGGTTCTGTAAATATGCATGCATTCGGGTATCCTTGTAGCCTGTATATTGACCATCCAATATGGGCGAACTTGCTGAAAGTGCAGGTATAATTGGTAGTAATACCCTGATAGCAGCATGTAGTTTTCCGAATTCTTCATCATTGGCAAAAGGCAAGTTGATATGCATACTTTGCAGGTTTGACCAACCATGACCACGGCAGTCAAAAATGCGGTTGTAAAGTGCATAGATCTCGTTGTATTCATGTTGCCAAAGTTGCGTTTCCGAATCTGGGTCCATCAACGGGTGTACGGCTGTCGGCATCAGTTGGGCTTGCAAAGGAGCAAGTCTTTTGTTGATATCTGTAACCTGCTGATGGAACAGTTGTGACAGTCCGTTCAGAGACTTGACAGGTTGAGCCGTTTTGAGCTCTACCACATGTGCTACTAACTCGTTGGACCAATCGATATCACCACATTCAATATCTGAAACATAGCTTCCTACACGGTTATGGAAAAGCTGATCTACCACAGGTGTTACCTTGAGGGAAGATTTGTCCACCACCATATATTCCAGTTCGATGCCTGTTACCTCAAACAAGCTGTACTTTTTGTTTGCCATTCTTAGCAACTGATATTTTATCTTCTATTTTATTTTTAAGTGACTGCATTATCAGCAGATATAGCTCATCCTTGAGCAGGAAGTCTTCAACGCCCGCATCAATACTTGGGTTGTCGTTGACTTCAATAATAATAGGCTTGCCATTTACCTCTTTGACATCCACTCCAAAGAGGCCATCCTTGGCAATCAGGGAACAGGCTTTTAGAGAAACCTCCAGTATGTCTGCAGGAACTTCTTCTGCTGGAACACAATCAAAATCCCCTTCTTTTTCCTGCTTCGTACGGCTGTTCCAGTTATAAATCTGCCAATGTCCTTTAGCCATATAGTAACGGCATGCATAAATGACTTTGCCATCCAATACACCAATTCTCCAATCAAAGTCAGTGTAGGCATACTCCTGAGCAATGATCAGGTCTGATTCCTTGAATAATGCTTTCAAGGTAGCCTCCAACTCTTCTTTGGTCTTTACTTTTTTTACCCCCAATGAAAAGCTCGAGTCTGGTAGCTTCAGTACACATGGCAATCCAAGGGTAGGAATAATGTCCTTCTTGTTCCGTTGGTGTACAATCATGGTCTTCGGCTGCGGAATATTATTGACCGTCAGCAGTTCTGCCAGGTAAACTTTGTTGCTGCATTTCATGATGGCATCAGGAGAGTCGATCACCACGATACCTTCTGATGCAGCACGCCTTGCGAAACGGTAAGTTTCATCGTTGACGTTAGTTGTTGTCCGTATAAACAGTGCATCAAAAGCGGACAACCTGTTGAAATCCTGTGGCTTAATGATTTCTACAGCAAACCCGATCTTGGCAGCCATATTGGTAAACTTCTGCAACGCCTCTTTATTTGATGGCGGTGAAGGATCCTTGTCATTGATAAGGATTGCCAGATCGTAGATAGAGCTATCTTCTTTAGGCATCACATAACGTTTGCGGGCAAAGTACTCACGGGCAAACTGTTCTACATATGGAAGATGGTCTTCTGGAATATCATTTAGAGCAATGGTTCTGACGTTTTGCAGTATCCATTCCTCTTTGCTTTTAACAAACTTTGCTCTCAGCAATGGCACTTGTAGGTGCTTGTGCAGCTCACGGCAAAGCTGTACGTATTGCTTGGCTACGTTTTGTCCAAAGTAAACACTCAACTCAAACTCATTGGACTTGATCTTTTTCAGTTTTTGCTGAATCAAGTCATATAGAGAATCCGATATTACCCTGACTAAAGCACGTGCTTCAACGTCAATAATATTTTTGACATCAGGTAACGGTTTATGTCCACGGGCTTCTGCCAACAGAGAGACATAATATCCTTTTGATTGATAGCTGTAATCTTTGCACAGGTTGAAAATCCGTACGTTTTTCAGCATTGAATAACGATTGTCAGTCAGGTAATCTTTTGGTGCAATAATATCCACTCCCTCGATGCCAAACTTCCACTGCTTAGGATTGTCAACAACAATAATTTTTCTCATTTGAAATATTGAGATATAGGACATTAGCTTGAAGGCACACAAGTCAAGGTGGCCTTTTTACTATGTACTTAAACTATATATTTATAAACTAAAATGGTAATGGAGAGGCAGGGCAAAACCAGTCTTTACAGTTTGCCTGTCTTTGGTTGGAGACTCATTGGCACAAATCCCATGTGCAGGAGTCTACGGGGCGGTTTCAATGGTGAATACCTATAGGTGATTCAGTTGTTATAATGGAAAA is a window from the Limibacter armeniacum genome containing:
- a CDS encoding glutamate-cysteine ligase family protein, coding for MANKKYSLFEVTGIELEYMVVDKSSLKVTPVVDQLFHNRVGSYVSDIECGDIDWSNELVAHVVELKTAQPVKSLNGLSQLFHQQVTDINKRLAPLQAQLMPTAVHPLMDPDSETQLWQHEYNEIYALYNRIFDCRGHGWSNLQSMHINLPFANDEEFGKLHAAIRVLLPIIPALSASSPILDGQYTGYKDTRMHAYLQNQLRIPILTGALVPEKVFDKASYHKQIFEPIIEAIKPFDTEGVTDHHFLNSRGAIARFDRGAIEIRVIDLQECPAADIAIAALIVESLKVMVEETWSNVIVQQSWDEQRLKELFLKVIKEGENAIIRDEAFLALFGIKAMALKASAIWMHLYDKVGSRLAPEMQEVLEHIFTKGSLATRISKAVGMQPDEARIKEVFNELATCLSENRIFG
- a CDS encoding RimK family protein codes for the protein MRKIIVVDNPKQWKFGIEGVDIIAPKDYLTDNRYSMLKNVRIFNLCKDYSYQSKGYYVSLLAEARGHKPLPDVKNIIDVEARALVRVISDSLYDLIQQKLKKIKSNEFELSVYFGQNVAKQYVQLCRELHKHLQVPLLRAKFVKSKEEWILQNVRTIALNDIPEDHLPYVEQFAREYFARKRYVMPKEDSSIYDLAILINDKDPSPPSNKEALQKFTNMAAKIGFAVEIIKPQDFNRLSAFDALFIRTTTNVNDETYRFARRAASEGIVVIDSPDAIMKCSNKVYLAELLTVNNIPQPKTMIVHQRNKKDIIPTLGLPCVLKLPDSSFSLGVKKVKTKEELEATLKALFKESDLIIAQEYAYTDFDWRIGVLDGKVIYACRYYMAKGHWQIYNWNSRTKQEKEGDFDCVPAEEVPADILEVSLKACSLIAKDGLFGVDVKEVNGKPIIIEVNDNPSIDAGVEDFLLKDELYLLIMQSLKNKIEDKISVAKNGKQKVQLV